The Salinibaculum sp. SYNS191 genome has a window encoding:
- the rnhB gene encoding ribonuclease HII, which yields MQLGVDEAGKGPVLGSMFAAAVRADPERLPADVGDSKDIAPERREELAVEIHDVADAVAVAEIPVERIDADDTDMNALTVAAHVEALSGVAEDGDTGYVDAGDTNAVRFEGNVADGVPADVDLRAEHGADATYPIVGAASIVAKVRRDAHVASLTAEYGDVGSGYPSDPTTREFLRAYVADNDCLPDCARASWQTSQDALAAAEQSSLADF from the coding sequence ATGCAACTCGGCGTCGACGAGGCGGGCAAGGGACCCGTACTGGGCTCGATGTTCGCCGCCGCGGTCAGGGCCGACCCCGAGCGCCTGCCAGCCGACGTCGGCGACTCCAAGGACATCGCGCCGGAGCGCCGAGAGGAACTGGCCGTCGAAATCCACGACGTCGCCGACGCCGTCGCCGTCGCCGAGATCCCCGTCGAGCGCATCGACGCCGACGACACCGACATGAACGCGCTGACCGTCGCCGCCCACGTCGAGGCCCTCTCCGGCGTCGCCGAGGACGGCGACACCGGATACGTCGACGCCGGCGACACCAACGCCGTTCGCTTCGAGGGCAACGTCGCCGACGGCGTTCCCGCAGACGTCGACCTCCGCGCGGAACACGGTGCCGATGCGACCTATCCCATCGTCGGCGCTGCCTCCATCGTCGCCAAAGTCCGTCGAGACGCTCACGTCGCCAGTCTCACCGCCGAGTACGGCGACGTCGGCAGCGGCTACCCGAGCGACCCCACCACGCGGGAGTTCCTGCGGGCGTACGTGGCCGACAACGACTGCCTGCCCGACTGCGCACGCGCGTCGTGGCAGACCAGCCAGGACGCACTCGCGGCCGCAGAACAGTCGTCACTGGCCGATTTCTAG
- a CDS encoding DUF5812 family protein — MTDGATQGTFVVASADEATAVLQNVQSGQVHTLAENPGVEAGEILEATIEPQPPMEAVWTVVDLSGQRTIPVERSPEPPTKQARDIAADQAVGELTTRERAGEGELHVITVPDEQTDQAAEDVVADDATVTRAARLGVDRVEVRAAEGVLSVRYLPS, encoded by the coding sequence ATGACAGACGGCGCGACACAGGGGACCTTCGTCGTCGCCAGCGCGGACGAGGCGACGGCGGTCCTGCAGAACGTACAGAGCGGGCAGGTCCACACGCTCGCAGAGAATCCCGGCGTCGAGGCCGGGGAGATACTGGAGGCGACCATCGAGCCACAGCCACCGATGGAGGCGGTCTGGACGGTCGTCGACCTCTCCGGCCAGCGGACGATTCCGGTCGAGCGCAGCCCCGAACCGCCGACCAAGCAGGCGAGAGACATCGCCGCCGACCAGGCCGTCGGCGAACTGACGACGCGTGAGCGCGCCGGTGAGGGCGAACTCCACGTCATCACCGTCCCGGATGAGCAGACGGACCAGGCCGCCGAGGACGTCGTGGCCGACGACGCGACGGTGACCCGCGCGGCGCGACTGGGCGTCGACCGCGTGGAGGTCCGCGCCGCCGAGGGCGTTCTCAGCGTGCGCTACCTGCCCTCGTGA
- a CDS encoding glucose-6-phosphate isomerase, which translates to MKVDIGNALGTVADPGIGAEALDALDDRVATAHDRIAAGMADDEFGYASLSLPETTDAEAIQAAVEPLADSDAVLTVGIGGSALGAATVSTALGPSDVDHRVLDNVDPEAVTETLADLPLDSTAVNVVSRSGTTAETLSNFLVVRDAMEDAGVDWTERTVVTTGESGPLRALAEEHGLPALEVPEGVPGRFSALSAVGLVPAAIQGHDVEGVLAGGRDAMDSLSGSLYDCPAYAYGAIAYALDQRGASVNAVMPYAERLEPFAEWFAQLWAESLGKDGLGQTPARALGATDQHSQLQLYRAGPRDKLVTLVRATDREDRTIPETDVEDLAYLGGAGLGDLLDAEFEATEASLAAAGRPNVRVELDRLDAHGIGELLYAMEAACILAGELYGVETFTQPAVEWGKRAARGLLGGGDFEEAAAVDEKAELVVE; encoded by the coding sequence ATGAAGGTAGACATCGGCAACGCACTCGGCACCGTCGCCGACCCCGGCATCGGCGCGGAGGCCCTCGACGCGCTCGACGACCGCGTCGCGACCGCTCACGACCGCATCGCCGCGGGCATGGCCGACGACGAGTTCGGTTACGCCTCGCTCTCGCTCCCCGAGACGACCGACGCCGAGGCTATCCAGGCGGCCGTCGAACCGCTCGCCGACAGCGACGCCGTCCTGACCGTCGGCATCGGCGGCAGCGCGCTCGGCGCGGCGACCGTCTCGACCGCGCTCGGCCCGAGCGACGTCGACCACCGGGTGCTGGACAACGTCGACCCGGAGGCCGTCACCGAGACGCTGGCGGACCTGCCGCTGGATTCGACCGCCGTCAACGTCGTCTCGCGGTCGGGCACCACGGCGGAGACGCTGTCGAACTTCCTCGTCGTCCGCGACGCGATGGAGGACGCAGGCGTCGACTGGACCGAGCGGACGGTCGTCACGACCGGCGAGAGCGGCCCGCTGCGCGCGCTGGCCGAGGAACACGGCCTGCCCGCGCTTGAGGTTCCCGAGGGCGTCCCCGGGCGCTTCTCGGCGCTCTCTGCTGTTGGTCTCGTTCCTGCGGCCATCCAGGGCCACGACGTCGAGGGCGTGCTGGCGGGTGGCCGCGACGCGATGGACTCGCTTTCGGGCTCGCTGTACGACTGTCCCGCCTACGCCTACGGGGCCATCGCGTACGCGCTCGACCAGCGCGGCGCGTCGGTCAACGCGGTGATGCCCTACGCGGAGCGCCTGGAGCCCTTCGCGGAGTGGTTCGCACAGCTCTGGGCGGAGAGCCTGGGCAAGGACGGCCTCGGCCAGACGCCCGCTCGCGCGCTCGGCGCGACCGACCAGCACTCACAGCTCCAGCTCTATCGCGCCGGTCCGCGGGACAAGCTGGTCACGCTCGTCCGCGCGACCGACCGCGAGGACCGGACGATTCCCGAGACGGACGTCGAAGACCTGGCCTATCTCGGCGGTGCCGGCCTCGGCGACCTGCTGGACGCGGAGTTCGAGGCCACGGAGGCGAGTCTGGCCGCGGCGGGACGGCCCAACGTCCGCGTCGAACTCGACCGGCTGGACGCCCACGGCATCGGCGAACTGCTCTACGCGATGGAGGCCGCCTGCATCCTCGCCGGTGAACTCTACGGCGTGGAGACGTTCACACAGCCCGCGGTCGAGTGGGGCAAGCGCGCCGCCCGCGGACTGCTCGGCGGCGGCGACTTCGAGGAGGCCGCGGCCGTCGACGAGAAGGCGGAACTCGTCGTGGAGTAA
- a CDS encoding TrmB family transcriptional regulator, translating into MAPSRDPGQLLDELEITEYEQTALRYLLELGRTTAPNLSDATGIPKARIYDVLSHLADAGYIKVIPGRPKEYEPKAPGEILDRAIENQRQSYESYQADIEAVRREFEATFGPMYEQADDELTPTEELFHVVDVGEPSESETRTLYQEASESLLVLTKSFEYFDSVAPAFESAYERDVDIRILCVHPDHLTAENRTVQEEIIAAIESEYPDIGLRYSNEPLPWRGTIIDPSMDYDTGKAIFLVEEKDIPLHMRQAAVTENGSFVAGMGRYFDLIWESDSVPDPG; encoded by the coding sequence ATGGCGCCGTCCAGGGACCCCGGACAACTCCTCGACGAACTCGAAATCACGGAGTACGAGCAGACTGCGCTCAGGTATCTGCTCGAACTCGGACGCACGACGGCCCCGAATCTCTCCGACGCGACGGGCATCCCGAAGGCGCGCATCTACGACGTGTTGAGTCACCTCGCAGACGCCGGCTACATCAAGGTGATTCCGGGACGACCCAAGGAGTACGAACCGAAAGCGCCGGGCGAGATTCTCGACAGGGCAATCGAGAACCAGCGGCAGTCCTACGAATCGTATCAGGCCGACATCGAAGCAGTCCGCAGGGAGTTCGAGGCGACGTTCGGGCCGATGTACGAACAGGCCGACGACGAACTCACACCGACGGAGGAGCTGTTTCACGTCGTCGATGTCGGCGAACCCAGCGAGTCCGAGACGCGGACGCTCTACCAGGAAGCCAGCGAGTCGCTACTGGTGTTGACCAAGAGTTTCGAGTACTTCGACAGCGTCGCGCCCGCCTTCGAGAGCGCCTACGAACGCGACGTCGACATCCGCATCCTCTGTGTCCATCCCGACCATCTGACAGCCGAGAACCGGACGGTACAGGAGGAGATTATCGCCGCCATCGAATCGGAGTATCCCGACATCGGGCTTCGCTACAGCAACGAACCCCTGCCCTGGCGGGGGACGATTATCGACCCGAGCATGGACTACGACACCGGGAAGGCCATCTTCCTCGTCGAGGAGAAGGACATCCCCCTGCACATGCGCCAGGCCGCCGTCACCGAGAACGGGTCGTTCGTCGCGGGGATGGGTCGGTACTTCGACCTCATCTGGGAGTCCGACAGCGTACCGGACCCCGGGTAG
- a CDS encoding CPBP family intramembrane glutamic endopeptidase, which yields MGTDTYRYGDFDERVRSITHSVGLIIGAFAVGIIFTLAGFSVAGLFGLTYETVSDIPASIQAFGNALQFVGFIAVGWLYLQWYDSDRSLFDLSGPSLRDIGWVIAGIVSLLVVLNVLGAALQQFGIEAAANEAITQGERQPVYLLYLIPVTLLFVAPAEELIFRGLVQGLFRRAYGVLPGVVIASALFGVSHYLALGGQGSKFAYLAVAAVLGLLLGLLYERTQNLLVPILVHGVYNAVIFYLQYLRVTGQVAA from the coding sequence ATGGGAACCGACACATACCGCTACGGTGACTTCGACGAGCGGGTCCGCAGCATCACTCACTCGGTGGGCCTCATCATCGGGGCTTTCGCCGTCGGCATCATCTTCACGCTCGCCGGCTTCTCGGTGGCCGGTCTGTTCGGGCTCACCTACGAGACGGTCAGCGACATCCCCGCCTCCATCCAGGCGTTCGGGAACGCCCTCCAGTTCGTCGGCTTCATCGCCGTCGGGTGGCTGTATCTCCAGTGGTACGACAGCGACCGGTCGCTGTTCGACCTCTCGGGGCCGTCGCTGCGTGACATCGGCTGGGTCATCGCCGGCATCGTCTCACTGCTCGTCGTGTTGAACGTGCTCGGCGCGGCCCTCCAGCAGTTCGGCATCGAGGCCGCGGCCAACGAGGCAATCACGCAGGGCGAGCGCCAGCCGGTCTACCTGCTGTATCTCATCCCGGTGACGCTGCTGTTCGTCGCCCCGGCCGAGGAGCTCATCTTCCGCGGCCTGGTCCAGGGCCTGTTCCGGCGGGCCTACGGCGTGCTCCCGGGCGTCGTCATCGCGTCGGCGCTGTTCGGCGTCTCGCACTACCTCGCGCTGGGTGGCCAGGGGAGCAAGTTCGCCTACCTCGCGGTCGCTGCGGTGCTCGGACTCCTCCTGGGCCTGCTCTACGAGCGCACGCAGAACTTGCTGGTCCCGATACTCGTCCACGGCGTCTACAACGCCGTCATCTTCTACCTCCAGTACCTCCGCGTGACTGGACAGGTCGCGGCCTGA
- a CDS encoding NOB1 family endonuclease: MYVLDSSAFINDYHTDERIATIPLVREELEDESAYRFDAMEGSGMYLHIPDEATVERIERAARETGDFAELSRTDIRLVAAAFELDGHLVTDDYAMQNVADKLEVPVEFIAQDGITEQRDWTFQCQGCGREFDENHDRCPICGSQLSRKNPA; this comes from the coding sequence ATGTACGTTCTCGATTCGTCTGCTTTCATCAACGACTATCACACCGACGAGCGCATCGCGACCATCCCGCTCGTGCGCGAAGAACTGGAAGACGAGAGTGCCTACCGCTTCGACGCGATGGAGGGGTCGGGCATGTACCTCCACATCCCCGACGAGGCCACCGTCGAGCGCATCGAGCGCGCGGCCCGGGAGACGGGCGACTTCGCCGAACTCTCCCGGACCGACATCCGTCTGGTCGCCGCGGCCTTCGAACTGGACGGCCACCTGGTGACCGACGACTACGCCATGCAGAACGTGGCCGACAAACTCGAAGTCCCGGTGGAGTTCATCGCGCAGGATGGCATCACCGAACAGCGCGACTGGACGTTCCAGTGCCAGGGCTGTGGCCGGGAGTTCGACGAGAATCACGACCGCTGTCCCATCTGCGGGAGCCAGCTCTCCCGGAAGAACCCCGCCTAG
- a CDS encoding PRC-barrel domain-containing protein: MAEILAENLSGKAVMGTDGAELGMLYNITMDLDSGRLQDLLVEPNDQRGPETEFETDRAGRLRIPVGRVQAVKDHMIIQR; the protein is encoded by the coding sequence ATGGCAGAGATACTCGCGGAGAACCTCTCCGGAAAGGCCGTCATGGGAACTGACGGGGCGGAACTCGGCATGCTGTACAACATCACGATGGACCTGGACTCCGGCCGTCTCCAGGACCTCCTCGTCGAACCGAACGACCAGCGGGGTCCCGAGACGGAGTTCGAGACCGACCGCGCTGGCCGGCTCCGCATCCCCGTCGGGCGGGTGCAGGCAGTGAAAGACCACATGATAATCCAGCGCTGA
- a CDS encoding DUF7351 domain-containing protein, whose product MTGRGSSTSSLEAAAKSAGADAIQAFAIVGNETRLAILLALWEAYDPYAEDNAVPFSELRRRVSVRDPGQFNYHLGKLAGQFVRKTAGGYELHPTGLHLVQTVIAGTGTKTASIPPTDIGGACLRCGGETALSYQDGWLYYVCTDCEGFFRGGTDEPEGILFSQALPPAALSNRTLEAVFAAAVFRMGQAFAMEMGGICPRCSGVVASTFEICDAHESREGTVCSTCRRQYEVAVRWACTVCKYRGQAPPCVAAIAHPAVTAFYHDHGVDVGYTIDGFEGGQRVLSLLRDHEQTLVATDPPRVLVTIRYEGDDLRLTFDEEMNAVDLEIRE is encoded by the coding sequence ATGACCGGGAGAGGCTCGTCTACCTCGTCACTCGAGGCGGCCGCCAAGTCGGCTGGAGCGGACGCTATCCAGGCGTTCGCTATCGTGGGCAACGAAACCCGCCTGGCGATACTGCTGGCACTCTGGGAGGCCTACGACCCGTACGCGGAGGACAACGCAGTCCCCTTCTCGGAACTGCGCAGGCGTGTCAGCGTTCGTGACCCCGGCCAGTTCAACTACCACCTCGGCAAACTCGCCGGCCAGTTCGTCAGGAAAACTGCGGGTGGCTACGAACTTCACCCGACCGGTCTTCACCTCGTCCAGACGGTCATCGCGGGGACCGGCACGAAGACTGCCTCGATTCCGCCCACCGATATCGGCGGGGCGTGTCTCCGCTGCGGCGGCGAGACCGCTCTCAGCTACCAGGACGGATGGCTCTACTACGTCTGTACCGACTGTGAGGGGTTCTTCCGGGGTGGGACGGACGAGCCGGAGGGTATCCTCTTCTCGCAAGCACTCCCTCCGGCTGCACTCTCGAACCGGACTCTCGAAGCGGTCTTCGCGGCGGCCGTGTTCAGGATGGGACAGGCATTCGCGATGGAGATGGGTGGCATCTGCCCACGCTGTTCCGGGGTCGTCGCGTCCACGTTCGAGATCTGCGACGCCCACGAGTCCCGGGAAGGGACGGTGTGTTCCACCTGCCGCCGGCAGTACGAGGTCGCTGTCAGATGGGCCTGTACCGTCTGCAAGTACCGCGGACAGGCCCCGCCGTGTGTGGCTGCGATAGCCCATCCGGCGGTCACCGCCTTCTACCACGACCACGGCGTCGACGTCGGCTACACCATCGACGGATTCGAGGGTGGCCAGCGCGTTCTGTCTCTCCTCCGTGACCACGAGCAAACACTCGTCGCGACGGACCCCCCGCGTGTTCTCGTGACGATACGCTACGAGGGTGACGACTTGCGTCTGACCTTCGACGAGGAGATGAACGCCGTCGACCTGGAAATTCGGGAGTGA
- the secF gene encoding protein translocase subunit SecF, with protein MVDFEVSDIDYDKYSNRQLAAIPLAVLALALLIIAAWYVMTGVPVDLGLAFTGGTEVRFTADDPIEDVRATFQDVDYESIQSAASGNTYILTTQATQGTAPGEIEQIRTAAGEAGYEIDQEQGRSASFGASSQQQALLGLAIAFGGMAVLVFILFRSFIPSIAIVISAFSDIVIPLALMNVFGIELTLGAVAALLMLIGYSVDSDILLNNHILRRRGGFYESAFRAMRTGISMTLTSISAMIVMAIVATLFGIPLLPEIGLILVFGLTADLMNTYMLNMSLLRYYKFEGVKG; from the coding sequence ATGGTCGACTTTGAGGTATCGGACATCGATTACGACAAATACTCCAACCGTCAGTTGGCGGCAATCCCACTGGCAGTACTGGCGCTGGCCCTCCTCATCATCGCCGCGTGGTACGTGATGACCGGTGTGCCAGTCGACCTGGGGCTGGCCTTCACTGGCGGGACGGAAGTGCGGTTCACCGCCGACGACCCTATCGAGGACGTCCGGGCAACCTTCCAGGACGTGGACTACGAGTCTATCCAGTCCGCGGCCAGCGGCAACACCTACATCCTGACGACGCAGGCGACGCAAGGCACTGCTCCAGGTGAAATCGAACAGATACGGACAGCAGCGGGAGAGGCTGGCTACGAGATTGACCAGGAACAGGGCCGCTCGGCGAGTTTCGGCGCGAGTTCCCAGCAGCAGGCGCTTCTGGGACTCGCCATCGCCTTCGGCGGCATGGCAGTGCTGGTCTTCATCCTGTTCCGGAGTTTCATCCCCTCCATCGCGATCGTCATCTCGGCGTTCTCGGACATCGTCATCCCGCTCGCGCTGATGAACGTCTTCGGCATCGAACTCACGCTGGGAGCGGTCGCCGCCCTGCTGATGCTCATCGGGTATTCGGTGGACTCGGACATCCTGCTGAACAACCACATCCTCCGGCGACGGGGCGGCTTCTACGAGAGTGCCTTCCGCGCGATGCGGACCGGTATCTCGATGACGCTGACCTCTATCTCGGCGATGATAGTCATGGCAATCGTCGCGACGCTGTTCGGGATTCCGCTGTTGCCCGAAATCGGGCTCATCCTCGTCTTCGGGCTGACGGCCGACCTGATGAACACCTACATGCTCAACATGAGTCTGCTTCGGTACTACAAGTTCGAGGGGGTCAAGGGATGA
- a CDS encoding NAD-dependent epimerase/dehydratase family protein: MTILVTGGDGYLGWPAALRIADRTDDRVLLVDNFARREWVEEVGATSATPVADMDERIAAAEEVHGIDNISFVEGDLAEKDFTDELLAVHEPETIVHAAAQPSAPYSQINGERANYTQHNNLQATRNLLWGLEEHDLTDTHFIETTTTGVYGAPEFPIPEGGAVMENQGEHDGVPFPAMGGSWYHQTKSFDAGNMRLANAQFDIPISDVRTAITYGTEVEETRADERLKTRFDFDYYFGTVAHRFCAQAVAGYPVTVYGKGEQRKPFISLEDAVEGLAQLALADPDDRPKDLTVYNQVTRAISIVEIAETIAEAGAEYDLDVDVEHFENPRDEDETHKMEIENARYLDLIDGQEQDFESGMHDVLASLTNYADVIESHEDRFLPGVLE, translated from the coding sequence ATGACGATACTCGTGACTGGCGGTGACGGCTACCTCGGCTGGCCGGCCGCGCTACGCATCGCAGACCGGACTGACGACCGTGTGCTGCTCGTCGACAACTTCGCGCGCCGCGAGTGGGTCGAGGAAGTCGGCGCGACCAGCGCCACGCCCGTGGCCGACATGGACGAGCGCATCGCCGCGGCCGAGGAGGTCCACGGTATCGACAACATCTCCTTCGTCGAGGGTGACCTCGCCGAGAAGGACTTCACGGACGAACTGCTGGCGGTCCACGAACCCGAGACCATCGTCCACGCCGCTGCCCAGCCCTCCGCGCCGTACTCGCAGATCAACGGCGAGCGGGCCAACTACACCCAGCACAACAACCTGCAGGCCACGCGGAACCTGCTGTGGGGTCTCGAAGAGCACGACCTGACCGACACCCACTTCATCGAGACGACGACGACCGGCGTCTACGGCGCCCCCGAGTTCCCCATCCCCGAAGGTGGCGCTGTCATGGAGAACCAGGGCGAACACGACGGCGTGCCGTTCCCGGCGATGGGCGGGTCCTGGTACCACCAGACCAAGAGCTTCGACGCGGGGAACATGCGCCTGGCGAACGCGCAGTTCGACATCCCCATCTCGGACGTCCGGACGGCAATCACCTACGGCACAGAGGTCGAGGAGACCCGCGCGGACGAGCGGCTGAAGACCCGCTTCGACTTCGACTACTACTTCGGGACGGTCGCCCACCGCTTCTGCGCCCAGGCCGTCGCCGGCTATCCGGTCACAGTCTACGGCAAGGGCGAACAGCGCAAACCCTTCATCTCGCTTGAGGACGCTGTCGAGGGGCTGGCACAACTCGCGCTCGCCGACCCCGACGACCGGCCGAAGGACCTCACGGTCTACAACCAGGTTACCCGCGCCATCAGCATCGTCGAAATCGCCGAGACCATCGCCGAGGCCGGCGCGGAGTACGACCTCGACGTCGACGTCGAACACTTCGAGAACCCCCGCGACGAGGACGAGACACACAAGATGGAGATCGAGAACGCCCGCTATCTCGACCTCATCGACGGGCAGGAACAGGACTTCGAGAGCGGCATGCACGACGTGCTGGCGTCGCTGACGAACTACGCTGACGTCATCGAGTCCCACGAGGACCGCTTCCTGCCCGGCGTGCTGGAGTAA
- a CDS encoding MarR family transcriptional regulator — protein sequence MPIDIDRFEESEPRKLRAETPTNGEKILGFLASHADKAFTPKEIHERTDIARGSVGVVLSRLEDRGLVRHRGSYWAIDDPEEVDATLTAIATARAATDRFGPEDPEEWGPGVESGDE from the coding sequence GTGCCAATCGACATCGATCGGTTCGAGGAGAGCGAACCGAGAAAATTACGCGCCGAGACGCCGACGAACGGCGAGAAGATACTCGGATTTCTCGCCTCGCACGCCGACAAGGCGTTCACGCCGAAGGAGATTCACGAGCGAACCGACATCGCGCGAGGCAGCGTCGGTGTCGTGCTGTCACGCCTCGAAGACCGCGGTCTCGTCCGTCATCGTGGGTCGTACTGGGCAATTGATGACCCGGAAGAGGTCGACGCGACACTGACTGCGATAGCGACGGCACGCGCTGCAACCGACAGGTTCGGTCCGGAAGACCCCGAAGAGTGGGGACCGGGCGTCGAGTCGGGTGACGAATGA
- a CDS encoding CopG family transcriptional regulator, with product MPTRFTVVCDDDLARDVKTLAREYDLTEEEVLRQLIDLGLTETEDGATV from the coding sequence ATGCCGACCAGGTTCACGGTCGTCTGCGACGACGACCTGGCTCGGGACGTCAAGACGCTGGCCCGCGAGTACGACCTCACCGAGGAGGAGGTACTCCGCCAACTCATCGACCTCGGGCTGACCGAGACCGAGGACGGAGCGACGGTCTAG
- a CDS encoding preprotein translocase subunit SecD has protein sequence MDLRENWRIGVLIVLVVLSGVALFIPTGGASADTGNGTDAANATNVSDGGLTNLQYGLELSGGTRIRGQPIGVTAEEVSLPSETQELSAFQATLADELGTDLINISVRRTTQSAGTVEVFTETVNETDLQAALSATGRDVSLDQIREGVTEETLQTTQSVITNRVNAVGISGGGASIVRSATGQDFVVVEVPNREISEVENVITDRGTVRIVARYPVETANGTEYRNTTVLEQDDFAGISPAQPSGEGNPPRVPVSLRPAAAQSFAQDMQEFGFTDQGVQNCRAEVNPDNPGWCLYTIDDGEVIYSAGISSGLAGDMVSGTFANSRSFVLETRSFEQAQAVQVSLESGALPTTLDVQSTYYLNPSLAQSFKPLALLTGLAAWIIVSTVVFYRYREIRIAIPMLLTAGAEVFILLGFAATVGLALDLSHIAGLIAVIGTGVDDLIIIADEILQQGKVATGRVFQNRFRKAFWVIGAAAATTIIAMSPLAVLSLGDLQGFAIVTIVGVLIGVLITRPAYGDVLRNLLISED, from the coding sequence ATGGACCTCCGCGAGAACTGGCGCATCGGCGTTCTCATCGTCCTCGTCGTGTTGAGCGGCGTAGCGCTGTTCATCCCGACCGGCGGGGCCAGCGCCGACACCGGCAACGGGACCGACGCCGCCAACGCCACCAACGTCTCCGACGGCGGCCTGACGAACCTCCAGTACGGGCTGGAACTCTCCGGGGGCACCCGAATCCGCGGCCAGCCCATCGGCGTCACGGCCGAGGAGGTCAGCCTGCCCTCGGAGACACAGGAACTGAGCGCCTTCCAGGCGACGCTGGCCGACGAACTCGGCACCGACCTCATCAACATCTCCGTCCGCCGGACCACCCAGTCCGCTGGGACGGTCGAGGTGTTCACCGAGACGGTCAACGAGACCGACCTCCAGGCCGCACTGTCGGCGACCGGGCGGGACGTCTCCCTGGACCAGATACGCGAGGGCGTGACCGAAGAGACGCTACAGACGACACAGAGCGTCATCACGAACCGCGTCAACGCGGTCGGTATCAGCGGCGGTGGCGCGAGTATCGTCCGCTCGGCGACCGGCCAGGACTTCGTCGTCGTGGAGGTCCCCAACAGGGAGATCTCCGAGGTGGAGAACGTCATCACCGACCGCGGGACCGTCCGCATCGTCGCGCGGTACCCCGTCGAGACGGCTAACGGGACCGAGTACCGCAACACCACCGTCCTCGAACAGGACGACTTCGCCGGCATCAGCCCCGCCCAGCCGTCGGGTGAGGGCAACCCGCCGCGCGTGCCAGTCTCGCTGCGGCCCGCCGCTGCGCAGTCGTTCGCCCAGGACATGCAGGAGTTCGGCTTCACCGACCAGGGCGTCCAGAACTGTCGCGCCGAGGTCAATCCCGACAACCCCGGCTGGTGTCTCTACACCATCGACGACGGTGAGGTCATCTACAGCGCGGGCATCTCCTCGGGACTCGCGGGCGACATGGTGTCGGGCACGTTCGCCAACAGCCGGAGCTTCGTGCTCGAAACCCGGAGCTTCGAGCAGGCACAGGCGGTCCAGGTCAGCCTCGAATCCGGCGCGCTCCCGACGACGCTCGACGTGCAGTCGACGTACTACCTCAACCCGAGCCTCGCCCAGTCGTTCAAGCCGCTGGCGCTGCTGACCGGGCTGGCCGCGTGGATAATCGTCAGCACCGTGGTCTTCTACCGCTACCGCGAAATCCGCATCGCCATCCCCATGCTGTTGACCGCCGGCGCGGAGGTGTTCATCCTGCTCGGCTTCGCCGCGACGGTCGGGCTCGCGCTCGACCTCTCGCACATCGCGGGGCTCATCGCCGTCATCGGGACGGGGGTGGACGACCTCATCATCATCGCGGACGAAATCCTCCAGCAGGGGAAGGTCGCGACCGGGCGCGTCTTCCAAAACCGCTTCCGCAAGGCGTTCTGGGTCATCGGCGCGGCCGCCGCGACGACCATCATCGCGATGAGCCCGCTGGCCGTGCTCAGCCTCGGCGACCTGCAGGGCTTCGCCATCGTCACCATCGTCGGCGTCCTCATCGGCGTGCTCATCACCCGGCCCGCCTACGGTGACGTCCTCCGGAACCTCCTCATCAGCGAGGACTGA
- a CDS encoding DUF7522 family protein, translated as MPPEQLTEAQMDDLLDATEGIIDGHLRSITHFTEDSVEQIYLQDYLEANADLESFATAERPGLDNRMDHRNTELGGYECSIRVFERGYLVSVVADGHGVFVTADKMELERFEELGEALRETLEEIAVS; from the coding sequence ATGCCGCCCGAACAGCTCACGGAAGCCCAGATGGACGACCTGCTAGACGCGACAGAGGGCATCATCGACGGTCACCTTCGGAGTATCACGCACTTCACCGAAGACAGCGTCGAGCAGATTTACCTCCAGGACTACCTCGAAGCCAACGCCGACCTGGAGAGTTTCGCGACGGCAGAGCGGCCGGGACTCGACAACAGGATGGACCACCGCAACACCGAACTCGGCGGGTACGAGTGTTCCATCCGGGTCTTCGAGCGCGGGTACCTGGTCAGCGTCGTCGCCGACGGCCACGGCGTGTTCGTGACAGCCGACAAGATGGAACTGGAGCGGTTCGAGGAACTCGGCGAGGCGCTGCGGGAGACGCTCGAAGAAATCGCGGTGTCGTGA